One Vitis vinifera cultivar Pinot Noir 40024 chromosome 8, ASM3070453v1 genomic window carries:
- the LOC132254198 gene encoding receptor-like protein 33: protein MRADKDGARSELNHLQLQVLQFSQVYYQDTVTVTSKGLEMQLVKILTVFTAIDFSFNNFQWEIPEAMGSLISLYALNLSHNALTGQIPSSLGKLRQLESLDLSQNSLRGEIPAQFVSLNFLSFLNLSFNQLEGEIPTGTQLQTFLESSYEGNKELCGPPLKRKCTDPSPPTYEETHPDSGMKINWVYIGAEIGFVTGIGIVIGPLVLWRTWRRWYYTHVDRLLLRILPRQGEGVHGRRRHRSQGRRL from the coding sequence ATGAGGGCTGATAAAGATGGAGCCAGGTCAGAGCTCAATCACCTACAACTTCAGGTACTACAATTCAGCCAAGTGTACTATCAGGATACGGTGACTGTCACTAGCAAAGGCCTAGAAATGCAGCTTGTGAAGATTCTAACCGTCTTCACTGCCATTGATTTCTCCTTCAACAATTTCCAATGGGAGATACCAGAAGCTATGGGAAGCTTGATTTCACTTTATGCTCTCAACCTGTCCCATAATGCTTTGACGGGCCAAATCCCATCATCACTAGGGAAGTTGCGGCAGCTTGAGTCATTGGACCTCTCACAGAACAGCCTTAGGGGGGAGATACCAGCACAGTTTGTGAGCCTAAATTTCCTTTCCTTCCTTAACCTCTCCTTTAATCAACTGGAGGGAGAAATCCCCACAGGTACTCAACTTCAAACGTTTTTGGAATCTTCTTATGAAGGGAACAAAGAACTATGCGGACCCCCCTTGAAGAGGAAGTGCACAGATCCATCCCCACCCACCTATGAAGAAACACATCCGGATTCTGGGATGAAGATTAACTGGGTGTACATAGGTGCTGAAATTGGATTTGTCACCGGTATAGGAATTGTGATTGGGCCTCTTGTGTTATGGCGAACGTGGAGACGATGGTACTACACACATGTGGATAGACTTCTTTTGAGGATTCTCCCGCGTCAAGGCGAAGGAGTTCATGGCAGGAGACGTCATAGAAGTCAGGGACGGAGACTCTAG
- the LOC100265987 gene encoding probable inactive leucine-rich repeat receptor kinase XIAO produces MIEPPDENQQAFEDPLYVPVGPITKARSKKIKEAINGLIQEIWVDSNVGHSKLGPKEDEGGVTWDANGHVVGLDLSSESISGGFNSSSSLFNLQYLQSLNLAGNSFCGGLNWPNNNFCSSQIPSGFDRLANLIYLNLSNSGFSGQIPKEFSLLTRQSAEGKEWCQALSSSVPNLQVLSLSSCHLSGPIHSSLQKLRSLSRIRLDDNNFAAPVPQFLASFSNLTHLQLSSCGLTGTFPEKIIQVTTLQILDLSINLLEDSLPEFPQNGSLETLVLSDTKLWGKLPNSMGNLKKLTSIKLARCYFSGPILNSVANLPQLIYLDLSENKKSPPVPVFPPILAEVTTRQQPNFWLTTLPDLSGQSSLTHLDLSQNQIHENIPSWIWKIGNGSLVYLNLSHNLLEDLHEPFSTFTPYLSILDLHSNQLHGQIPTPPIFCSYVDYSNNSFTSSIPEDIGTYIFFTIFFSLSKNNITGIIPASICNASYLRFLDFSDNALSGMIPSCLIGNEILEDLNLRRNKLSATIPGEFSGNCLLRTLDLNGNLLEGKFQTL; encoded by the exons ATGATCGAGCCACCtgatgagaatcaacaagcattcgAGGATCCATTGTATGTTCCAGTTgggcctattactaaagcaagatcCAAGAAGATTAAAGAAGCAAttaatgggctaattcaagagatttgggTTGATTCTAACGTAGGACATTCCAAGcttggcccaaaggaagatgaag GAGGTGTGACCTGGGATGCCAATGGTCACGTTGTCGGTCTTGATCTGAGTAGCGAATCAATTTCTGGTGGATTCAATAGCTCTAGTAGCCTTTTCAATTTACAATATCTCCAGAGCTTGAATTTGGCTGGAAACAGCTTCTGCGGAGGATTGAACTGGCCTAACAACAACTTCTGCTCTTCTCAAATTCCATCAGGATTTGACAGGCTTGCTAATTTAATTTATCTGAATTTATCCAATTCTGGCTTTTCTGGGCAGATTCCAAAGGAATTTTCGCTCTTGACTAG ACAATCAGCCGAGGGGAAGGAGTGGTGCCAGGCATTGTCATCTTCAGTGCCTAATCTCCAAGTGCTTAGCTTGTCCAGCTGTCATCTTTCAGGCCCAATCCATTCTTCCCTGCAGAAGCTTCGATCTCTCTCAAGGATTCGTCTGGATGACAACAATTTTGCTGCTCCAGTTCCACAGTTCCTCGCTAGCTTCTCAAATTTGACTCACTTGCAGCTCAGTTCTTGTGGATTAACTGGAACGTTTCCAGAAAAGATCATTCAGGTAACAACCCTACAGATTCTTGATTTGTCAATTAACTTACTTGAAGATTCTTTGCCAGAATTCCCTCAAAATGGATCTCTAGAAACATTGGTGCTTTCGGATACAAAACTTTGGGGGAAACTACCCAACTCCATGGGAAATCTTAAGAAGCTGACTAGCATAAAGCTGGCACGTTGCTATTTCAGTGGCCCAATCCTAAACTCAGTGGCAAACCTTCCTCAACTGATTTACTTGGACTTGTCTGAAAATAA GAAATCTCCCCCCGTCCCTGTTTTCCCTCCCATCCTTGCAGAGGTTACGACTAGACAACAACCAAATTTCTG GCTGACAACTTTACCTGATCTTAGCGGCCAGTCAAGCTTGACACATTTAGACCTTTCCCAAAACCAAATTCACGAGAACATACCTAGTTGGATTTGGAAGATTGGTAATGGCTCTCTTGTGTATTTGAATCTCTCTCATAATTTACTGGAGGATCTCCACGAACCTTTCTCTACTTTTACTCCTTATCTGTCCATCCTTGACCTACATTCCAACCAGCTCCATGGCCAAATCCCCACTCCTCCCATATTTTGCAGCTATGTGGATTACTCGAACAACAGTTTCACCTCCTCCATCCCAGAAGATATTGGTACTTACATcttcttcactattttcttctctctttctaaGAATAACATCACTGGAATTATCCCTGCATCAATCTGCAATGCCAGTTACCTGCGATTTCTTGACTTTTCTGACAACGCTTTGAGTGGAATGATACCCTCATGTTTAATTGGGAACGAGATTCTTGAGGACCTGAATCTACGGAGAAACAAGTTAAGTGCCACTATACCTGGGGAATTTTCGGGAAACTGTCTTTTACGGACTCTAGATCTGAATGGGAATCTCTTAGAAGGAAAATTCCAGACTCTCTAG